From one Solanum lycopersicum chromosome 12, SLM_r2.1 genomic stretch:
- the LOC138340603 gene encoding secreted RxLR effector protein 161-like, whose translation MNEAKTNDTPIGTTTKLDKNESGSPVNDTRYRGMIGSLLYVTASRPDIVFSVGLCARFQYCPKESHLKVVKRILRYLKGTINLVLWYPTGDSFDLKGFADADYAGHMVDRKSTSGMAHFLGPCLISWATRKQNSVALSTAEAEYVAVASCCAQLLWIKQQLKDFGIETGCIPILCDNTSAINMAKNPVQHKRTKHIDVRHHFLRDNVEKGNIIMEFCKTENQVADIFTKALGRESFQKNRLELGLIFLE comes from the coding sequence ATGAATGAAGCTAAGACTAATGATACCCCCATTGGGACAACAACAAAGcttgataaaaatgaatcaGGTTCACCAGTCAATGACACTAGATATAGAGGTATGATTGGATCACTCCTATATGTCACTGCCAGCAGACCTGATATAGTGTTTAGTGTTGGTCTATGTGCAAGATTTCAGTATTGTCCAAaggaatcacatctaaaagtTGTCAAGAGAATCTTGAGATATTTGAAAGGTACAATAAACCTGGTTCTCTGGTATCCAACTGGTGATTCTTTTGATCTAAAGGGATTTGCTGACGCTGATTATGCAGGACACATGGTTGATAGAAAAAGTACTTCTGGGATGGCACACTTCTTAGGACCATGTTTAATATCCTGggcaacaagaaaacaaaattcagtGGCTCTATCTACTGCAGAGGCTGAGTATGTTGCAGTTGCTTCATGTTGTGCCCAACTTCTTTGGATAAAACAGCAGCTTAAAGACTTCGGTATAGAAACAGGTTGTATTCCTATTCTATGTGATAACACAAGTGCTATAAACATGGCCAAAAACCCAGTTCAACACAAGCGCACCAAACACATagatgttagacatcactttcttcgtgataatgttgaaaaaggaaacataatTATGGAGTTCTGCAAAACTGAGAATCAAGTtgctgacatcttcaccaaggcaCTAGGAAGAGAGTCATTTCAGAAAAATAGACTTGAGTTAGGGCTCATCTTCTTAGAATGA